Within the Dolichospermum compactum NIES-806 genome, the region AGCTTAGAAACCCTTTCCCCATTGTCGCTGCAAATTGCCCCCGCTGCGGCTTGGGTAGGATTAATTATCTGCATTGCTTGGGTAGTTAGTCGTTTTACTGATAGCGAACCAGAAATCATTCGTAAAATCGTGCATATTGGCACAGGTAACGTTATTTTAATTGCTTGGTGGTTAGATATTCCCCCTTATGTGGGAATTACATCTGCAATTTTTGCGGCTATTATCACCTTATTATCTTATCAATTCCCCATTCTTCCTGGTATTAATAGCGTCGGTCGTCAAAGTTTAGGAACATTTTTCTATGCTGTGAGTATAGGTGTTTTAGTGGGTATTTTTTGGTATTTACACCAACCAGAATATGCAGTTTTAGGAATTATGACTATGGCTTGGGGAGATGGATTGGCTGCTTTAATTGGGAAACGCTTTGGCAAACATAAATATATAGTTTTTGGTTCTCAAAAAAGCTGGGAAGGTTCTTTAACAGTTACTTTAATTAGTTATTTGATTTGTGTAACTCTTTTACTGGTTACTCAAGGTAATATTTGGCAAACTTGGATAGTTTCCTTAATTGTCGCCGTAATTGCAACTATTTTAGAGGCATTTTCTTTTTTGGGCATAGATAATTTAACAGTTTCTATCGGTAGTGCTACCTGTGCTTATCTATTAAATCAGCTACTCTCTCGTTACTGAATAATTCCTGATATAGAAAAATGATTTTTCTAAAATTAGAGATATCTAAAAACATAGATATTTAATTCTCTGTTGAGTAGAAATCCGAATAAATTCATATATTCAGAGTTTTCTGTAAAAACAACAAATATACATTGTGCAGATTTTATGTGAGCTAGGATTAATCTTTTAATAATACTATTCTAGTAATTAAAAACTATTTTGTCTCTACTTTTAGAGGTAAATTTGCAAACTTTGTTTTCTACCCGTAGGTTTATGAATTCTTAGGCAATAATGCTTATAGTTGAGTTGTTAGGTGATGGAACGCCTAATTACGTAAGTGAGGCTAATAATTTTGTTAAATCAAATCAACGCATCCGATTTGCTTGTTGGTTTATCTGATCAACAACAAGAAGTAGTGACTGGTGGGGCTGACTTTGAACTAGCTGCTAGTAACTATGCTAACAAGGGATCGCTCTTAATGGGATCAAGCGTATCCGGTCCTCAAGGTAGCAGTGCTACTTCCGCAGGTAAGTCTAATACCATCCTGACTGCGGGACAAGATTTCTTAGGTTTAGGTGCAGAGCTTCCTGCTGGTGTCGGAGC harbors:
- a CDS encoding diacylglycerol/polyprenol kinase family protein, producing MFNTFLSLETLSPLSLQIAPAAAWVGLIICIAWVVSRFTDSEPEIIRKIVHIGTGNVILIAWWLDIPPYVGITSAIFAAIITLLSYQFPILPGINSVGRQSLGTFFYAVSIGVLVGIFWYLHQPEYAVLGIMTMAWGDGLAALIGKRFGKHKYIVFGSQKSWEGSLTVTLISYLICVTLLLVTQGNIWQTWIVSLIVAVIATILEAFSFLGIDNLTVSIGSATCAYLLNQLLSRY
- a CDS encoding CTB family bacteriocin — encoded protein: MLNQINASDLLVGLSDQQQEVVTGGADFELAASNYANKGSLLMGSSVSGPQGSSATSAGKSNTILTAGQDFLGLGAELPAGVGALGPAVLPSDGGGGGGGAAPAIATPLPLPLVANSGGTGAILA